The Aeromicrobium yanjiei genome includes a region encoding these proteins:
- the yajC gene encoding preprotein translocase subunit YajC, with translation MENWASTLLPIAILVLAFWFLVLRPARAQRRDFQGLQSQLAPGQRVMLASGIFGETVTIGDETVELLVAPGTVITVNRHAVSRIIADEIETEPESSTDS, from the coding sequence GTGGAAAACTGGGCATCCACCCTGCTGCCGATTGCCATCTTGGTCCTGGCCTTCTGGTTCCTGGTCCTTCGGCCGGCACGTGCCCAACGGCGCGACTTCCAAGGGCTGCAGAGCCAGCTCGCTCCGGGTCAGCGGGTCATGCTGGCCAGCGGCATCTTCGGTGAGACCGTCACGATCGGTGACGAGACCGTCGAGCTGCTCGTCGCACCCGGGACCGTGATCACCGTCAACCGCCACGCGGTCTCGCGCATCATCGCCGACGAGATCGAGACCGAGCCTGAATCGAGCACAGACAGCTGA
- the ruvB gene encoding Holliday junction branch migration DNA helicase RuvB, with product MHGDHDEAYDDGAFEAIVAEARPEDRAFEAALRPRTLDELVGQERVREQLSLVLEAAMGRGRTPDHVLLSGPPGLGKTTIAMIIATQLSAPLRITSGPAIQHAGDLAAILSGINEGDVLFIDEIHRMSRPAEELLYMAMEDFRVDVIVGKGPGATAIPLEIPPFTVVGATTRAGLLPSPLRDRFGFTAQLDYYDPEELHRIVVRSAGLLGLDVSDDGGREIASRSRGTPRIANRLLRRVRDFAEVRAGGVIDHDVARDALSLYEVDELGLDRLDRAVLDALCRSFGGGPVGVSTLAVAVGEERETVEELAEPFLVRLGFLARTPRGRVATPAAWRHLGLSAPAGLDQLPLPDDSP from the coding sequence ATGCACGGCGATCACGACGAGGCGTACGACGACGGGGCCTTCGAGGCGATCGTGGCCGAGGCGCGCCCCGAGGACCGCGCGTTCGAGGCGGCCCTGCGTCCCCGCACGCTCGACGAGCTCGTGGGCCAAGAACGCGTGCGCGAGCAGCTGTCGCTCGTGCTCGAGGCGGCGATGGGCCGCGGACGCACCCCCGACCACGTCCTGCTGTCCGGTCCGCCCGGGCTCGGCAAGACGACCATCGCGATGATCATCGCGACCCAGCTCTCGGCGCCGCTGCGCATCACCAGCGGACCGGCCATCCAGCACGCGGGCGACCTCGCGGCGATCCTGTCCGGCATCAACGAGGGCGACGTCCTGTTCATCGACGAGATCCATCGCATGTCGCGGCCCGCGGAGGAGCTGCTCTACATGGCGATGGAGGACTTCCGCGTCGACGTCATCGTCGGCAAGGGTCCCGGCGCGACCGCGATCCCACTGGAGATCCCGCCGTTCACGGTGGTCGGCGCGACGACGCGGGCGGGTCTGCTGCCCAGCCCGCTGCGCGACCGGTTCGGCTTCACCGCGCAGCTCGACTACTACGACCCCGAAGAGCTGCACCGGATCGTCGTGCGGTCGGCCGGGCTGCTCGGCCTGGACGTCAGTGACGATGGCGGGCGCGAGATCGCCTCCCGCTCGCGCGGCACCCCGCGCATCGCCAACCGGCTGCTGCGCCGAGTCCGCGACTTCGCCGAGGTGCGTGCCGGGGGAGTCATCGACCACGACGTGGCCCGCGACGCTCTCTCGCTCTACGAGGTGGACGAGCTCGGCCTGGACCGCCTCGACCGTGCGGTGCTCGACGCGTTGTGCCGCAGCTTCGGCGGCGGGCCGGTGGGCGTGTCGACCCTCGCGGTCGCGGTGGGCGAGGAGCGCGAGACCGTGGAGGAGCTCGCCGAGCCCTTCCTCGTACGCCTCGGATTCCTGGCGCGCACCCCGCGCGGACGCGTTGCGACGCCCGCGGCCTGGCGCCATCTAGGCCTGTCGGCCCCTGCGGGACTCGATCAGCTCCCGCTGCCCGACGACTCGCCGTAA
- the ruvA gene encoding Holliday junction branch migration protein RuvA, producing MIAHVRGPVAAVTLTSAVIDVGGVGMQIMCTPGTIATLRIGTEVQLSTSMVVREDSLTVFGFATPDERDMFELVQTASGVGPKVAQAMLAVLDPDRLRQAIGQGDLATLTTVPGIGRKGAERIVVELKDRVGVTTTVAAGAPAWRSQVHEALLGLGWSTRDADAALDRVSADLPAGADPDVSSILRDALRSLAKTR from the coding sequence ATGATCGCCCACGTCCGCGGCCCGGTCGCCGCCGTCACCCTCACCTCCGCCGTCATCGACGTCGGGGGAGTGGGCATGCAGATCATGTGCACCCCTGGCACGATCGCGACGCTGCGCATCGGCACCGAGGTGCAGCTGTCCACCTCGATGGTGGTGCGCGAGGACTCGTTGACCGTCTTCGGCTTCGCGACCCCCGACGAGCGCGACATGTTCGAGCTGGTGCAGACCGCGAGCGGTGTGGGCCCCAAGGTCGCCCAGGCCATGCTGGCCGTGCTCGATCCCGACCGCTTGCGTCAGGCGATCGGCCAGGGCGATCTCGCGACGCTCACCACGGTCCCCGGCATCGGCCGCAAGGGTGCCGAGCGGATCGTGGTCGAGCTCAAGGACCGGGTCGGCGTCACCACGACCGTGGCCGCCGGAGCGCCCGCGTGGCGGTCCCAGGTCCACGAGGCCCTGCTGGGCCTCGGCTGGTCGACCAGGGACGCCGACGCGGCCCTCGACCGGGTGTCCGCCGACCTGCCTGCAGGCGCCGACCCCGACGTCTCCTCGATCCTGCGCGACGCCCTGCGCTCGCTTGCGAAGACCCGCTGA
- the ruvC gene encoding crossover junction endodeoxyribonuclease RuvC, whose translation MRVLGIDPGLTRCGVGVVDGTVGRPLTMVHVGVYRTPADLDTARRLHRLEQAIEEDVLLHRPDVVAVERVFSQHNVSTVMGTAQASGVAMLVAARHGIPVHLHTPSEVKASVTGSGRADKAQVTQMVTRLLRLTEAPKPADAADALALAICHIWRGGAKNRLELAVAAARATPTRGPR comes from the coding sequence ATGAGGGTCCTCGGCATCGATCCGGGTCTCACCCGCTGCGGTGTGGGCGTCGTCGACGGCACGGTGGGACGTCCGCTGACGATGGTGCATGTGGGCGTCTACCGCACGCCCGCCGACCTCGACACCGCGCGGCGGCTGCACCGGCTGGAGCAGGCGATCGAGGAGGACGTGCTGCTGCACCGTCCCGACGTGGTCGCGGTCGAGCGCGTCTTCAGCCAGCACAACGTCAGCACGGTCATGGGCACGGCCCAGGCCAGTGGTGTCGCGATGCTCGTCGCAGCCCGGCACGGCATCCCGGTGCACCTGCACACGCCGAGCGAGGTCAAGGCGTCCGTCACCGGCAGCGGCCGCGCCGACAAGGCCCAGGTCACGCAGATGGTCACCCGGCTGCTGAGGCTCACCGAGGCGCCCAAGCCCGCGGACGCGGCCGACGCGCTCGCGCTCGCGATCTGCCACATCTGGCGCGGTGGCGCCAAGAACCGGCTCGAGCTCGCCGTCGCCGCGGCCCGCGCCACCCCCACGAGAGGTCCCCGATGA
- a CDS encoding YebC/PmpR family DNA-binding transcriptional regulator produces the protein MSGHSKWATTKHKKAIVDAKRGKMFAKMVKNIEVAARIGGPDPDGNPTLYDAIQKARKSSVPKDHIDRAVKRGGGVGDDAVDYTTIMYEGYAPGGVALLVECLTDNRNRAAMEVRTAMTRNGGTMADPGSVSYMFNRKGVIMVPREQEGGPTNEDDVLLAVLDAGAEEVNDHDGSFEVISEPTDLVAVRTALQEAGLDYDSADASFVPSMTVDVDVEAATKIMKLIDALEDCDDVQNVFANFDASDEVMAQVE, from the coding sequence ATGTCAGGCCATTCCAAGTGGGCGACCACGAAGCACAAGAAGGCCATCGTCGACGCCAAGCGCGGCAAGATGTTCGCCAAGATGGTCAAGAACATCGAGGTCGCTGCGCGCATCGGTGGTCCTGACCCCGACGGCAACCCCACGCTCTACGACGCGATCCAGAAGGCCCGCAAGTCCTCGGTGCCCAAGGACCACATCGACCGCGCGGTCAAGCGCGGCGGCGGTGTGGGTGACGACGCGGTCGACTACACCACGATCATGTACGAGGGATATGCGCCCGGTGGCGTCGCGCTGCTGGTCGAGTGCCTGACCGACAACCGCAACCGCGCCGCGATGGAGGTGCGCACCGCGATGACCCGCAACGGCGGCACGATGGCCGATCCGGGCTCGGTGTCCTACATGTTCAACCGCAAGGGCGTCATCATGGTCCCGCGGGAGCAGGAGGGCGGTCCGACCAACGAGGACGACGTCCTGCTCGCGGTGCTCGATGCGGGTGCCGAGGAGGTCAACGACCACGACGGATCGTTCGAGGTCATCAGCGAGCCGACCGACCTGGTCGCGGTCCGCACCGCGCTGCAGGAGGCCGGGCTCGACTACGACTCGGCCGATGCGTCGTTCGTGCCCTCCATGACGGTCGACGTCGACGTCGAGGCGGCCACCAAGATCATGAAGCTCATCGACGCGCTGGAGGACTGCGACGACGTGCAGAACGTCTTCGCCAACTTCGACGCCTCCGACGAGGTCATGGCGCAGGTCGAGTGA
- the pdxT gene encoding pyridoxal 5'-phosphate synthase glutaminase subunit PdxT, whose protein sequence is MPSPSIGVFALQGDVREHLRVLNDLGVDAVRVRRPEELARCDALVLPGGESTTMYKLARTFELFEPLVDRIRSGMPTFGTCAGMIMMADRLEDAAEGQETLGGLDITVRRNAFGRQVDSFEGELDFDGLGDPVHAVFIRAPWVEDLGEGVEPLATIPAGEAAGRIVAVRQGSLMATSFHPEVGGDDRIHRYFVDLVKQS, encoded by the coding sequence GTGCCTTCCCCCTCCATCGGTGTGTTCGCCCTCCAGGGCGATGTCCGCGAGCACCTGCGTGTCCTGAACGATCTCGGCGTCGACGCCGTCCGCGTCCGCCGTCCCGAGGAGCTGGCGCGCTGCGACGCCCTCGTGCTGCCCGGTGGGGAGTCCACGACGATGTACAAGCTCGCGCGGACGTTCGAGCTGTTCGAGCCGCTGGTCGACCGCATCCGGTCGGGCATGCCGACGTTCGGCACCTGCGCGGGGATGATCATGATGGCCGACCGCCTCGAGGACGCCGCCGAGGGTCAGGAGACCCTCGGCGGCCTCGACATCACGGTGCGCCGCAATGCGTTCGGCCGGCAGGTCGACTCGTTCGAGGGGGAGCTCGACTTCGACGGGCTCGGCGATCCCGTGCACGCGGTGTTCATCCGCGCACCGTGGGTCGAGGACCTCGGCGAAGGCGTCGAACCACTTGCCACGATCCCGGCGGGCGAGGCAGCCGGTAGAATCGTCGCCGTCCGACAGGGCAGCCTGATGGCGACCTCTTTCCACCCCGAGGTGGGGGGCGACGATCGCATTCATCGCTACTTCGTGGACCTCGTCAAGCAGTCGTAG
- the pdxS gene encoding pyridoxal 5'-phosphate synthase lyase subunit PdxS has protein sequence MEATTVGTSRVKRGMAEMLKGGVIMDVVNAEQAKIAEDAGAVAVMALERVPADIRSQGGVARMSDPDLIDGIIEQVSIPVMAKARIGHFVEAQVLQSLGVDYIDESEVLTPADYANHIDKWNFTVPFVCGATNLGEALRRITEGAAMIRSKGEAGTGDVSNATMHMRKIGGEIRRLQSLNEDELYVAAKELQAPYDLVKEVAEAGKLPVVLFTAGGIATPADAAMMMQLGAEGVFVGSGIFKSGNPAERAAAVVKATTFFDDADVIAKVSRGLGEAMVGINVDEIPEPHRLAERGW, from the coding sequence ATTGAGGCAACCACGGTCGGCACCTCCCGCGTCAAGCGCGGCATGGCGGAGATGCTCAAGGGTGGCGTCATCATGGACGTCGTCAACGCCGAGCAGGCCAAGATCGCCGAGGACGCCGGCGCAGTCGCCGTGATGGCGCTCGAGCGCGTGCCCGCCGACATCCGTTCGCAGGGCGGCGTGGCGCGCATGTCCGATCCCGACCTGATCGACGGGATCATCGAGCAGGTCTCGATCCCGGTCATGGCCAAGGCCCGCATCGGCCACTTCGTCGAGGCGCAGGTGCTGCAGTCCCTCGGTGTCGACTACATCGACGAGTCCGAGGTCCTGACCCCGGCCGACTACGCCAACCACATCGACAAGTGGAACTTCACCGTCCCGTTCGTGTGCGGTGCGACCAACCTTGGCGAGGCGCTGCGTCGGATCACCGAGGGCGCGGCGATGATCCGCTCCAAGGGCGAGGCCGGCACCGGTGACGTCTCCAACGCCACGATGCACATGCGCAAGATCGGTGGCGAGATCCGCCGTCTGCAGTCGCTCAACGAGGACGAGCTGTACGTCGCGGCCAAGGAGCTGCAGGCGCCGTACGACCTGGTCAAGGAGGTCGCCGAGGCCGGCAAGCTCCCGGTGGTGCTGTTCACCGCCGGCGGCATCGCGACACCGGCCGACGCCGCGATGATGATGCAGCTGGGTGCCGAGGGCGTCTTCGTCGGCTCGGGCATCTTCAAGTCCGGCAACCCCGCCGAGCGGGCCGCCGCGGTCGTCAAGGCCACGACGTTCTTCGACGATGCCGACGTCATCGCGAAGGTCTCGCGCGGGCTGGGCGAGGCCATGGTCGGCATCAACGTCGACGAGATCCCCGAGCCGCACCGTCTGGCCGAGCGCGGCTGGTAG
- a CDS encoding FAD-dependent oxidoreductase gives MPHVVTQACCGDASCVFACPVNAIHPTPDEPDFGLAEMLYIDPVSCVDCGACVTACPVGAIAPQDKLTDAQLPFVDINAMFHDVPRDHPAQAPVPAVVPRATTDELRVAIVGAGPAALYAADELLKRPGTRVTVLDRLPTPHGLVRAGVAPDHQSTRSIEGLFRQIEEQDGFSYLLGVEVGTHLSHEELAAHHHAVVYATGASRDRRLGIPGEDLAGSDTATAFVAWYNAHPDHAARTFDLSTERVVVVGNGNVALDVARILATDPERLATTDISDHALEVLRGSAVREIVLLGRRGAAQAAFTLPELVGLLARDDIEIVVEGDDLRAVTGDPIVQQKLAALRAAQSRPARPGARRIVFRFATSPLELEGDGRVEAVRVCRNDLVETTGVVTSVQTSDVEAISTGLVLRSIGYRGAPLAGLPFDDARAVVPHELGRVAGMPRTYAVGWIKRGPSGFIGTNKTCAQETVDRLIGDANAGALDVPVGSAADLRRLVRSRVGSTIGVRGWREIDRHERAAGVREGRPRRRMDDVGEMLEVAAHAAPATRRRRSRG, from the coding sequence GTGCCCCACGTCGTCACCCAGGCCTGCTGCGGCGACGCGTCGTGCGTCTTCGCGTGCCCGGTCAACGCGATCCACCCCACGCCCGACGAGCCCGACTTCGGCCTCGCGGAGATGCTGTACATCGACCCGGTGTCGTGTGTCGACTGCGGTGCCTGCGTGACGGCCTGCCCGGTGGGGGCGATCGCTCCGCAGGACAAGCTGACCGACGCGCAGCTGCCGTTCGTCGACATCAACGCGATGTTCCACGACGTCCCGCGGGACCACCCGGCGCAGGCTCCCGTGCCCGCGGTCGTCCCGCGGGCGACCACGGACGAGCTCCGCGTCGCGATCGTGGGCGCGGGCCCCGCGGCGCTGTACGCCGCGGACGAGCTGTTGAAGCGGCCCGGTACGCGAGTGACCGTCCTCGACCGGCTGCCGACACCGCACGGGCTGGTGCGCGCGGGCGTCGCGCCGGATCACCAGAGCACCCGGTCCATCGAGGGGCTGTTCCGGCAGATCGAGGAGCAGGACGGGTTCTCGTACCTGCTGGGTGTCGAGGTCGGCACCCACCTCTCCCACGAGGAGCTCGCAGCTCATCACCACGCCGTCGTGTACGCGACGGGTGCCTCGCGGGACCGCCGCCTCGGCATCCCCGGGGAGGATCTCGCCGGCAGCGACACAGCCACGGCCTTCGTCGCCTGGTACAACGCGCATCCCGACCACGCGGCCCGGACGTTCGACCTCAGCACCGAGCGGGTGGTCGTGGTGGGCAACGGCAACGTGGCGCTGGACGTGGCGCGGATCCTCGCCACCGACCCCGAGCGGCTCGCCACGACCGACATCTCCGACCACGCGCTCGAGGTGCTCCGCGGCAGCGCGGTGCGCGAGATCGTGCTGCTGGGGCGCCGCGGCGCCGCCCAGGCGGCGTTCACCCTGCCCGAGCTGGTCGGGCTCCTCGCCCGCGACGACATCGAGATCGTCGTGGAGGGTGACGACCTGCGCGCGGTGACCGGTGACCCGATCGTGCAGCAGAAGCTGGCTGCGCTGCGGGCCGCACAGTCGCGTCCGGCGCGCCCGGGTGCCCGCCGCATCGTCTTCCGGTTCGCGACGTCGCCGCTCGAGCTCGAGGGTGACGGACGCGTCGAGGCGGTCAGGGTGTGCCGCAACGACCTCGTCGAGACGACGGGAGTCGTCACGTCGGTGCAGACCTCCGACGTCGAGGCGATCAGCACGGGCCTCGTGCTGCGGTCGATCGGCTACCGTGGCGCGCCGCTGGCCGGGCTGCCGTTCGACGACGCACGCGCGGTGGTGCCCCATGAGCTCGGCCGGGTCGCCGGGATGCCGCGGACGTACGCCGTGGGATGGATCAAGCGGGGTCCGAGCGGCTTCATCGGCACGAACAAGACGTGCGCGCAGGAGACCGTCGACCGCCTGATCGGCGACGCGAACGCCGGGGCCCTCGACGTCCCGGTCGGCAGCGCGGCAGATCTGCGGCGACTCGTGCGCTCCCGGGTGGGCTCGACGATCGGGGTCCGCGGTTGGCGTGAGATCGACCGGCACGAGCGGGCGGCCGGTGTGCGTGAGGGCAGACCGCGCCGCCGGATGGATGACGTGGGGGAGATGCTCGAGGTCGCCGCCCACGCGGCACCCGCCACCCGGCGACGCCGCAGCCGGGGGTGA
- a CDS encoding AurF N-oxygenase family protein, which produces MSQTINPPSADLPDIPVDVSPEQYADILRALSQASVDRHFDAFVDVPWEHPDFAVRSDDPRWVLPADVDPLGAHPWYQAQSLERRIAIGQWRQANILKVGLQFENILIRGIMQYVFTLPNDSPEYRYLTHEATEECHHTQMFQETVNRIGAPVEGMPWLMRRIAGLLPWAASAAPFGFFIGVLAGEEPIDHTQKAILRSGEELPPVLSRVMEIHVAEEARHISFAHHYVRRNAPRLGPIEKRVMAMLFPVIMRVLCDVIMVPSASFRREFGIPRRVMKDLWWRSPASRARLQELFGDVRMLADQAGLRETRTARWMWKLCRIDGRPSRYRSEPPVAFAGQA; this is translated from the coding sequence ATGTCCCAGACGATCAACCCGCCCAGTGCCGATCTGCCCGACATCCCCGTCGACGTGTCGCCCGAGCAGTACGCCGACATCCTCCGGGCGCTCTCGCAGGCCTCGGTCGACCGGCACTTCGACGCGTTCGTCGACGTCCCGTGGGAGCACCCCGACTTCGCCGTCCGGTCCGACGATCCGCGATGGGTCCTGCCCGCGGATGTGGATCCCCTCGGCGCGCACCCGTGGTACCAGGCGCAGTCGCTCGAGCGGCGCATCGCGATCGGGCAGTGGCGCCAGGCCAACATCCTCAAGGTCGGCCTGCAGTTCGAGAACATCCTGATCCGCGGCATCATGCAGTACGTCTTCACGCTGCCCAACGACTCCCCGGAGTACCGCTACCTCACGCACGAGGCGACCGAGGAGTGCCACCACACGCAGATGTTCCAGGAGACCGTCAACCGCATCGGGGCTCCGGTCGAGGGCATGCCGTGGCTGATGCGCCGCATCGCCGGGCTGCTGCCGTGGGCGGCGTCGGCAGCGCCCTTCGGGTTCTTCATCGGGGTGCTGGCCGGCGAGGAGCCGATCGACCACACGCAGAAGGCGATCCTGCGCAGCGGTGAGGAGCTGCCTCCAGTGCTGTCGCGGGTCATGGAGATCCACGTCGCCGAGGAAGCCCGGCACATCTCGTTCGCCCACCACTACGTCCGCCGCAACGCCCCGCGGCTCGGACCGATCGAGAAGCGAGTGATGGCGATGCTGTTCCCGGTCATCATGCGGGTGCTGTGCGACGTGATCATGGTGCCGTCGGCGTCGTTCCGCCGGGAGTTCGGCATCCCGCGGCGCGTCATGAAGGACCTGTGGTGGCGGTCGCCGGCGTCCCGGGCCCGGCTCCAGGAGCTGTTCGGGGATGTCCGCATGCTCGCCGACCAGGCCGGCCTGCGCGAGACGCGGACGGCGCGCTGGATGTGGAAGCTGTGCCGCATCGACGGCCGTCCCTCCCGCTACCGCAGTGAGCCCCCGGTCGCCTTTGCAGGACAGGCCTGA